The following are encoded together in the Geobacter sulfurreducens PCA genome:
- the rpmB gene encoding 50S ribosomal protein L28, whose protein sequence is MSKVCEICGKGPSFGNNVSHANNKTRTTWHPNLQKVKAVRNGSVKTIKVCTRCIRSGHVTKAV, encoded by the coding sequence ATGTCCAAAGTTTGCGAAATCTGCGGCAAAGGCCCCAGTTTTGGTAACAATGTCAGCCACGCTAACAACAAGACCCGCACCACGTGGCATCCGAACCTCCAGAAGGTGAAGGCCGTCCGTAATGGCAGCGTCAAGACCATCAAGGTCTGCACCCGCTGCATCCGTTCCGGCCACGTAACCAAGGCCGTCTAG
- a CDS encoding RidA family protein, with protein sequence MKEIVATEQAPKAIGPYSQAVRAGGFLFLSGQIPLDPATGEMVDGDITVQTMRVMDNMAAVLAEAGLGFDAIVKTTIFLADLADFAAVNGVYGSRFAAAPPARSTVEVKGLPRGALVEIEAIALCQ encoded by the coding sequence ATGAAAGAGATTGTTGCGACAGAACAGGCACCCAAGGCGATCGGTCCCTATTCCCAGGCGGTGAGGGCAGGGGGATTCCTGTTCCTGTCGGGTCAGATACCCCTTGATCCCGCCACCGGCGAAATGGTCGACGGGGACATCACGGTTCAGACGATGCGCGTAATGGACAACATGGCCGCAGTACTGGCCGAGGCGGGGCTCGGATTTGACGCCATCGTGAAGACGACGATCTTTCTTGCGGATCTCGCCGATTTTGCCGCCGTGAACGGGGTCTACGGCAGCCGCTTTGCTGCGGCGCCGCCGGCTCGTTCCACCGTGGAGGTGAAAGGGCTTCCCCGGGGAGCTCTCGTGGAGATCGAGGCGATCGCGCTCTGTCAGTAA
- the metG gene encoding methionine--tRNA ligase, which yields MSRTFYVTTPIYYVNDVPHIGHAYTTLAADVLARYKKLKGYEVFFLTGTDEHGQKVEKAANTAGETPLELADRVVKRFQGLWEKLDIQYTDFIRTTQERHKKGVSHIFTKIMAQGDIYLGEYEDWYCTPCETFWTETQLIDGKCPDCNRPVDKLKEESYFFRMSKYQEQLLAHIEANPDFIQPKSRRNEIISFVKEGLRDLSVSRTSFNWGIPVPGNEKHVIYVWFDALTNYITALGYPDEQSAFKTFWPVDVHLIGKDILRFHAVYWPTFLMAAGLPVPKKVFAHGWWTVEGQKMSKSLQNVVEPNMLVDRYGIDAVRYFLLREVPFGLDGDFSHAALVHRINSDLANDLGNLLNRSTAMVNKYFDGVLPAPGPQTELDTAFREKTEAMVRQLDACMDELAFSKGLQAIWEVISAGNKYIDETAPWALAKDPAKREYLGTVMYTLLEAQRIVHLVLSAFMPRTSAKALGYLGWTEPCREEDLAWGRLAPGTLIVKAEALFPRIEEKEEK from the coding sequence ATGAGCCGAACGTTCTATGTCACGACACCCATCTACTACGTAAACGACGTACCGCACATCGGCCACGCCTACACCACCCTTGCAGCAGACGTTCTCGCCCGCTACAAGAAGCTCAAGGGGTACGAGGTCTTCTTCCTCACCGGCACCGACGAACATGGCCAGAAGGTCGAAAAGGCGGCCAACACCGCCGGCGAAACGCCCCTGGAGCTGGCCGACCGGGTGGTCAAGCGCTTCCAGGGCCTCTGGGAAAAACTGGACATCCAGTATACCGACTTCATCCGCACGACCCAGGAACGGCATAAAAAAGGGGTCTCGCACATCTTTACCAAAATCATGGCCCAAGGTGACATCTACCTGGGTGAATATGAAGACTGGTACTGCACCCCCTGCGAAACCTTCTGGACCGAAACCCAGCTCATCGACGGCAAATGCCCCGACTGCAACCGTCCGGTGGACAAACTCAAGGAAGAATCCTACTTCTTCCGGATGAGCAAATATCAGGAACAACTCCTGGCCCACATCGAGGCAAATCCCGATTTCATTCAACCCAAGAGCAGGCGCAACGAGATCATTTCCTTCGTAAAGGAAGGCCTGCGCGACCTCTCCGTCTCCCGGACCTCCTTCAACTGGGGCATTCCGGTTCCCGGAAACGAAAAACACGTCATCTACGTCTGGTTCGATGCCCTGACCAACTACATCACGGCCTTGGGCTACCCGGACGAACAGAGCGCCTTCAAAACGTTCTGGCCGGTTGACGTCCACCTGATCGGCAAGGACATCCTCCGCTTCCATGCGGTCTACTGGCCCACATTCCTCATGGCCGCAGGCCTGCCGGTGCCCAAAAAGGTCTTTGCCCACGGATGGTGGACCGTGGAAGGCCAGAAGATGAGCAAGAGCCTCCAGAACGTGGTGGAGCCCAACATGCTGGTGGACCGGTACGGCATTGACGCGGTCCGTTATTTCCTGCTGCGGGAAGTCCCCTTCGGACTCGACGGCGACTTCTCCCACGCGGCCCTTGTCCACCGGATCAACTCCGACCTGGCGAACGATCTGGGCAACCTGCTCAACCGCTCCACCGCCATGGTCAACAAGTACTTCGACGGCGTTCTCCCCGCCCCCGGCCCCCAGACCGAGCTGGACACCGCCTTTAGGGAAAAGACCGAAGCCATGGTGCGCCAGCTGGATGCCTGCATGGACGAACTGGCCTTCAGCAAGGGACTTCAGGCTATTTGGGAAGTTATCTCTGCGGGAAACAAGTACATCGACGAGACGGCACCCTGGGCCCTGGCCAAGGACCCGGCCAAACGGGAATACCTCGGCACGGTCATGTACACGCTGCTGGAAGCCCAGCGCATCGTGCACCTGGTCCTCTCGGCCTTCATGCCGCGCACCTCCGCCAAGGCCCTCGGCTACCTGGGATGGACGGAGCCCTGCCGCGAAGAAGACCTCGCCTGGGGCAGGCTGGCGCCCGGGACGCTGATCGTCAAGGCGGAAGCGCTTTTCCCACGCATCGAGGAGAAGGAAGAAAAATAG
- a CDS encoding YdcF family protein, whose product MALFFRGIISLLIVVLIIVAVLFVDFAYKTFSLRQRDVTTDAIVVLAGGRGRVEEGVRLFRERKGTYLYLIGVDPVVKKRDLFRDREGERLADRVFLENLSRNTLENALYGREIIMRKEVRSIRLITSRYHMKRATLLFRQVLPRDIAIYPHPVDTTNLKERWWDDKGSFRLLFSEFYKYCLFRFFFLFASAELRIPAR is encoded by the coding sequence ATGGCTCTCTTTTTCCGGGGGATCATATCCCTTCTCATCGTAGTGCTGATCATAGTGGCCGTGCTGTTCGTGGACTTTGCCTACAAAACCTTCTCCCTGCGCCAGAGGGATGTGACCACCGATGCCATCGTGGTTCTGGCTGGGGGACGGGGGAGGGTTGAGGAGGGAGTCCGCCTCTTCCGGGAACGCAAAGGCACGTATCTCTATCTCATCGGCGTCGATCCCGTGGTAAAGAAGCGGGATCTGTTCCGGGACCGGGAGGGAGAGCGGCTCGCAGACCGTGTTTTCCTGGAAAACCTGTCCCGCAACACCCTTGAAAATGCCCTCTACGGCCGGGAGATAATCATGCGGAAAGAGGTACGTTCAATCCGGCTGATCACCTCCCGCTACCACATGAAACGGGCCACTCTTCTCTTCAGGCAGGTACTGCCGCGCGACATCGCCATCTATCCCCACCCGGTAGATACCACCAATCTCAAAGAGCGGTGGTGGGACGACAAGGGGAGCTTCCGGCTTCTCTTCAGTGAGTTCTACAAGTACTGCCTGTTCAGGTTCTTCTTCCTCTTCGCGTCGGCAGAGCTGAGGATTCCGGCCAGATAG
- a CDS encoding PSP1 domain-containing protein, with translation MVKIVKVQFHTAGKLYDFGSGDLDLKQGDRVIVETERGRSIAMVVTPPREYEDTHVPEGLKNIVRLAEPSDLASAARNAAKEQDAYHFCLRKIKERGMDMKLVKVEYLFDGSKAIFYFTADGRVDFRELVKDLAHQFHTRIEMRQIGVRDESKMIGGIGICGRELCCSSFLRDFEPVSVKMAKEQNLALNPTKISGQCGRLLCCLGYEFETYCSLKKCLPKCGKIVKCGTAEGEVVKQNILEGTVTIRTEEDREMVVKGEEIKPENIFDRPKAPRKEGGREKDQKSPQDGERRERPRDRDKERKEGSGGERRERQEREQAPPREEGNNRERRGGKGRDRDKKEKK, from the coding sequence GTGGTCAAAATCGTCAAGGTCCAGTTTCATACCGCCGGGAAACTCTACGACTTCGGGTCCGGCGACCTCGACCTGAAACAGGGCGACCGGGTCATCGTCGAAACCGAGCGGGGCCGGAGCATTGCCATGGTCGTCACCCCGCCGCGGGAATACGAAGACACCCATGTCCCGGAGGGGCTCAAGAACATCGTCCGCCTCGCCGAACCGTCCGACCTGGCTTCGGCGGCCCGCAACGCGGCCAAAGAGCAGGACGCCTACCATTTCTGCCTCCGCAAGATCAAGGAGCGGGGCATGGACATGAAGCTCGTCAAGGTGGAGTATCTCTTTGACGGGAGCAAGGCCATTTTCTACTTCACCGCCGACGGGCGGGTCGATTTCCGGGAGCTGGTCAAGGATCTGGCCCACCAGTTCCATACCCGCATCGAGATGCGCCAGATCGGGGTACGGGACGAGTCCAAGATGATCGGCGGCATCGGCATCTGCGGCCGGGAGCTCTGCTGCTCGTCCTTTCTGCGCGATTTCGAGCCCGTCTCGGTCAAAATGGCCAAGGAGCAAAACCTGGCCCTCAACCCCACCAAGATCTCGGGCCAGTGCGGCCGGCTCCTCTGCTGCCTCGGCTACGAATTTGAAACGTACTGCTCTCTCAAGAAGTGCCTGCCCAAATGCGGTAAGATTGTGAAGTGCGGCACCGCGGAGGGCGAAGTCGTCAAGCAGAACATCCTGGAAGGGACCGTCACCATCCGGACCGAGGAAGATCGCGAGATGGTCGTCAAGGGCGAGGAGATCAAACCCGAGAACATCTTCGATCGCCCCAAGGCCCCGCGCAAAGAGGGAGGACGGGAGAAAGACCAGAAATCGCCCCAGGACGGAGAACGTCGCGAACGTCCCCGGGACCGCGACAAGGAACGCAAAGAAGGCTCAGGCGGCGAACGGCGCGAACGTCAAGAGCGGGAGCAGGCTCCCCCCCGCGAGGAGGGGAACAACCGGGAGCGCCGGGGCGGCAAGGGAAGAGACCGGGATAAAAAGGAGAAGAAATGA